The Pseudonocardia broussonetiae DNA segment AGCCCGGCCGCGCCGGTGTCCCAGGTCGCGCCCCACTCGGCCAGGTCGCGCTGGAACGGCTCCATCCCCAGCACGAGCGCGTCGCCGTGCCATTCCCGCGCGACGGCCCGGGACTTCCGGTGGTCGTCGGGCCTCCCGCGGCGGGTCAGCGCGGCCGCCAGGCCGTGTGCCGCTTCGACGGCGTACCCGCGCGCACCGCTGTCCCGCGCCACCTGCAGCGCGTTCTCGAGATCCCCGACGGCGTCGTCGAGCCTGCCGAGGTGCCGTGCGGCCTGGCCGAGGTACAGCTCGACCGGTCCGCCGTAGTAGGCGACCGCGTTGCCGGAGACGACATGGCGTCCCCGGTGCGGGTCGAGCAGTCCCCGCAGCGCCGCGACCTCGTCGTCGGCGCCGACCCGGATCGCGATGCGCACCCCGACCGCGTAGAAGTTCAGCGCGAAGAACGGCGGGGTGCGCCACGTGCCCGCCGGTCCTGCCGCCCGGAACTTGGCCCTGGCCGCGTCGAGATGCCCGGCTGTGGCGAGCAGCGCCGCCGGAGCCAGCAGGTTCATGATCTGGAAGCCGTGCCCGGGTGTCGCGGGATCACCGGGGCCTGCGGCGAGCATCTCGACGATGTGCGGTGCGCGGGGGTCCACCCCCGTGTGGTGGTCGACGGCGTTGAGCAGCGCGTGCCGGACGGGCACCGCCGCCGGGTACCGCAGCGCGGCGACCGCAGCGAACGCGGCGTCCGCACAGCTTCGGGCCTCGGTGAACCGCCCTTGGGCCTGCGCCAGTGCGGCCTCGTAGCGCCACAGCATCCACCGCGTCAGCGGCCCGCCCGACCGCTCCGACCACCACCGGAACCGTTCGAGCTCCGCGGCCACCCCGGCCAGGTCACCATGCGCGAAGCAGATGTCGATGCGCCACTCGTGCGCCGTCGCCCGCAACGCGGCGTCACCGGAGTCGCCGGCGATCGCGAGCAGCTGGTCCGCCAGGTCGACGCGCTCAGCGAGCTGCTCGGGTCCGCTGCGGATGAGGTGCCGGGCATGCAGGGCGGCGACCGTCGCGGCCGGGTCGCCGCAGCGGTTCGCCTCGTCGATGGCGGCGCGGCTCGCAGCGGCCGCTGCGTGCATGTCCCCTGTGGCCATCGCCGCGTCCGCCAGTCGGGCGAGCAGCCGGACCCTGGTGGGGTCGGGCCGGCCTTTACCCAGGCTTGCCAGCGCGTTCTCGCACAGGGTACGCAGCGCCTGGTCTACGTCGGGCACGCCCGTGACCTCCGGCAGCAGGGCGGCCTCGGCGGCCAGGTCCGATCGACCCATCCGGATGGCGACCTCGACGGCCAGCCGGACGGTCTCGCGGGTCCGCACCGGGTCGGCCGACTGCTGCAGGGCACGGGCGAGGCTGAGCAGCAGCCCGAACCGCTCCGCATCGGGGAGATCGGTCGACGAGACGTCCAGCGCGAGGCGATAGAGCCGGGCCGCCTCCTCGTACGCGAGTCTGCGCATGGCCTCCGCGGCGGCCAGCTCCGCCCAGCGCGCCGCCCGGTCGCCGACCGCGGCCGCGGCCCAGTGCCGGGCCAGGTCGGCCAGGTGCTCCTCGAGCGCGCCTGCGTGGAACGCCTCAACCGCCTCGGCGGCGGCCCGATGCATGCGGATCCGGTCCCGCTCGGGGAGCCCGGCCTCCACGGCGTCGCGCACCAGCGCGTGTACGAAACGGTGCTGCCCTGGCACGCCTGCCGGCTCGACGAGGCCGGCGCGGACCGCCTCGTCCAGCGGGTCGAGGCACCGCAGCACCAGCCTGCCGATCACGGCGGCGACCACCGCGATGGAGAACTCCCGGCCTACGATCGCGGCCGCCCGCAGCTGATGGCGACACCGCGGGGTGAGCGCGTCCATCCGGCGCGTGATCGCCTCCCGCACGCTGTCCGGGATCCGCCAGGTGCCCAGCGTTCTCGCCAGCTCGCTGACAAAGAACGGATTGCCTGCGGTGAGTTCGTGCACCCGCTCGACCAGCTCGGGCGCTACCGCCGCACCGGTCGCGGCGGCGAGCTGTCGCGCGACATCGTCGATCGTCAGGCCGCGCAGATCGACCCGGACGGCCGCAGGCTCGCGGATCAGCTCGGCCACTGCCGCCGCCCGTTCCATCTCGGTGTCGCGGAAGGTACCGAGCACGAGCAGCCTCGCGGGCTCTGGATCGCCGACCAGGTGGCGCAGCAATAGCAAGGAGGGCCGGTCCGCCCAGTGCAGATCGTCGAGCACGACGACCAACCCACGCTCGGCGGCGACCGCGCGAACGAACCGGCTGACGGCGTCGAACACCTGGAACCGCTGCTCTGCACCCCCGCTGCGGGCACGCCCGGCCTCCGCGGGGAAAACCTCGGGCGCCACCACCGCCAAGTCCGTCGCCACCTGAAGCTCGCCGGCGATGCGCTGCGCGTCGGCGACCCGGCTCGCCGCCCGCAGCACCTGTCGCCAGAGCCAAAACGGTGGTGCCCCGTCGGCTTCGGAGGCGCGCCCCCACAACGCGAGCGCTCCCCGTTCGGAGGCCCGTGTCGCGAACTCCTCGGCCAGTCGCGTCTTTCCCACGCCCGGCTCGCCCGAGCAGAGCACGAGCCGACGCTGCCCCGCATGAGCCTCCGCCAGCCATCCATCGAGCAGCGTCATCTCCCGGTCCCGTCCCAGTAGCTCGCCGCCCGCCATCGCCCCTCCTCGCAGGCGGTCAGTCTCGACTGGGGCCCCAGCATCGGCAAGGAGTCACTCTCGCTGAGCTTCGTCGCGATCGACGGCCGCGTGGGGCCGACATGAGTGGGACGGCGCCGATTCTCCCGACAACTTCGGTCGCCCACAGAGGGCCAGTTGGCACCAGGCGAGCTAGATCGCTGGTGACATCCCGGGTGGAGCCGATTTCGGCCTCGACCATCGACGAATGATCAACACCGGTATGACACGGCCGGTCCGGACGGCACACGCCAACCCGGTGAACAGCAACATCCCGCGGACCGCTGCGAGGGTGGGAGACAATTCCACGCGGTGCATCCGCTGCCGCCGCCGCCGTCGTCGGGCGGGCGGGCGGGCGCAGGGTCCCGCGGACCGAAGTCTGACCTGCGGAGCGGTGGGCCTGTTGTGCGCGCCGTAGGCCGTGATCGGCGTGCAGGCGTGCAGCCAGCATCGTGGCTGCGACGTCGGCCGGTCGCCGGGCGGGAGGAGCCCGCGCAGGTAGCGTCGAGGCATGGGCTCAGCCGAGGGGAACACGCCGGCCGGGTGGGGCCGGTTCACGCGCGGTGCGACCCGCCCGGATCGAAGCAGCCGGCCCCGACGTATCCGCCGAACCCACCGCTCGGGCATCCCGACCCGCAGGCCCACGGCAGACCCGAGCCGGTCGCCGGCGCATCGCCGCCGCCGGCTTTGACACGCGGCTACCCGGGCCACCGCAGCGCCGCCACCGCTGGGGCCTCGGCGCCTTCCTGCTCGCCGAGCTGGTGTTCCTCGGCGTCTCGGCCCTGGTCGCCCCGCTTGTTGCGGGGGAGAACCCGAGCGCGGTCGCGCTGGGCACGGCCCTCGCGGTGCCGACCGTGCTCGCCGCGGCGGTAGCGCTGCTCATCACCTGGCTGCGCGGCAACGGTCCGAAGGCCGACCTCGGCCTGGTGTGGTCGAGGCGCGACCTCGAGATCGGTCTGGCGTTCGGGGTCGGGGGCCTGGTCCTCGGGCTCGTCGCGACCGCGGTTTTCGTCGCGATCGTCGGGCCGGACGAGACGTCCGCGGTGGGCGACCTCTTCGGCGGTCAGCGCGCCGCACCCGCCGCCGCGGTGCTGATCATGCTGATCGTCGTTCTCGTGGCGCCGGTCTGCGAGGAGATCCTCTACCGCGGCATGCTGTGGGGCGCGCTGGAGAGACTGGGCGCGGGGCGCTGGGTGGCCTTCGGTGTCGTGACGGTGACCTTCTCGTTGGCGCACTTCGAGATCACCCGCATGCCGCTGCTGCTGGTCATCTCGATCCCTCTCGGCCTCGCCCGGCTGTACACCGGGCGGTTGCTGGCCAGCATCGTGGCCCATCAGAGCGCTGCTGTCGAAGCTGCTCGACGCGACGAACGACTGAGGCAGCGCGGGCAGCGCTCCCGCGGGCGCCGCCCCGTGGCCCTGAGGTTCAGCCGAGCTGCTCGGCGAGCCAACTCGCGTCCCGGCCCACCCATCCGACGAGCGCCGAACCACGGGTGTGCAGCCACGGCAGCCCCAGCACCCCGAGACCCGGCACCGGGCTCACGCCGCGGCGGTGCAGCGGCCAGCCGTCCGCGCCGACCGCTTCGGTGGGCAACCACGTGTAGTCGGGTCGGTACCCGGTGGCCCAGACCACCGCGTCCACCTGCTGCCGGTCGCCGCCGGTGAGGGAAACGGTGTCCCCGTCAACCCCGGTGAGGCGGCCGGTGAGCCGTACGCCGCGCCGGGCGACGTCCGGCAGCCGGGTGCCGATCAGCGCCTCCGTCGTCGCCAGTCGCCTGCCGAGCCGGGACCCGACGGTGATGTCCATGATGTGGGTGCGGGTCAACCAGAAGAACAGGTCCCGGCCGGCGACGTGTTGGGGCAGCCTCGGCTGCCGGGTACCGACGGCCAGCGTGACGTCGTGCGTCTCCGCGAGCTCGGTGGCGATCTGGGCGCCCGAGTTCCCCGCCCCGACGACCACCACCCGCCCGTCCGGGAGCTGGGCCGGGTTGCGGTACTCGCCCGAGTGCAGCTGCACCACCCGCGGCGCGAGGTCGACGCCCACCCGGGGAATGGCGGGTACCTGGAACGGTCCGGTCGCGGCCACCACCCGGCCGGCCCGCACGGTGCCCCGGTTCGTCGTCAGCACGAATCCCGGACCGGCGGGGTCGCGGATCAGCCGTTCCACGCGGGTGCCGGAGCGCACCGGCAGCTCGAACTGGGCCGCGTACCGCCTGAGGTAGGACGCGACGTCGTCCTTGCCGGGATACGCGTCGGGAGGTCCGGGGAACGGGAGCCCGGGCAGCGCGGTGTGCCGGGCCGGAGTGAACAGGCGAAGTGAGTCCCAGCGGGAGTCCCAGCTGGCCCCGACGCGGTCGGCGGCGTCGAGGAGGACGAAGTCCCTCCCGCCCCGCAGCCCACGTCGGGTCAGTGCGTGTCCCATGGCCAGGCCGGCCTGACCGCCGCCCACCACGGCGACGGCGACCTGCTCTGCGGTTGGCTCGTTCACGGGTTGTCCTCCGGCTGGCGGTCTGGGGCGGTACTTGGTGGTACTGGCGGCGGCGATCATGACGCCGTAAGGGCTTCGCGCGCACGGTGCGTTGCGCGAGTGTCCGCGAATGACGTTCATGGCAGTCGCGGAACTCCATGGCGACCCGGGGCGGCGGTGCACGGATCGGCGTCAAGGAACCGGAACCACCCAGTCTCGCCCACGCCATCTGAGCCGAGCTCGCGGTCCATCGAACAGCCGCCGATCAGCGGGGTCTCGACCATCAAGCTTGTCTGTCGACCTCGGGTCGGTAGGGCTGTCGACTCTGCCCGACGCTTCACCTCCCCTGCCAAGGGCGGCTGCCCGGCCCGATCCGAGTGAGACCGCCCGGCGAGATCATCTCGACGCGATCGCCGCAGACGCGATGCGGTCTCACGTCGATCGAGCGAACACCCGGGACCTTGGCGCTCGGCGGGCGTCGGGCGGGTGAGCCGCGCCCCACCGCGTCCAGGCGGGGCCGCCAGGCGCTCGGCCGGGCGAATCTCGACCTTCGGAGGTCATCGTGACCAGCACCGACTCGTTCTTGACCGCCCGCCACGCGACCGTTGCCGATCTGGTGGCGCTGCTGCAGGCCCAGCACGCCGCGAAGCTCGACGTCGTCGCGTCCGCCTGCCACCTCCTCGCTCAGAACGGCCGTCTGAGGCTGATCGGGGTCGGCGAGCCGCACCTCACCGCGGACGGCGTCACGGTCGGCGAGACCTTGCTCCGTCCGAACGCGACCGCCGACGCGGGCATCGCGGAGAAATTGGGCATCCCGCTGCCCTACCTGCGGCGGCTGCGCGCGGAGCAGGTCGGCCTCTACGACGCCAACGTCAACACCTGGCTCGGCGAGGAGCCGGACCGGCGGTTCCTCATCCGCGGCCTGCACGACCCGGACGGTGGGACCGGGGTGGCGCGGGCGTTCCTGTCGGATTCCTACCGCATGGTGGACAACCTCGACGTACTGATGGCCGTACTGGAGGGCATCCGCACCGCCGGCGTGCCGGTCGACATCGCCGGTTGCGATCTGACCGAGCGCCGCATGTATGTGAAGGTCCGCGCCCCGCAGGTCGCCGAGTACGCCCCTGAGTTGCTGGCCGGGTACCGCTCCCCGTTCACCGGGGCGCGGGGTGCGGACAACCCGGTGGTGTTCGCCGGGTTCGTGGTGTCGAACTCCGAGACCGGGCACGGTTCGTTCTCGCTGACCCCGCAGCTCACGGTCCAGGTCTGCGACAACGGCATGACCATCACGAAGGACGCTGTCCGCGAGGTCCACCTCGGTGGCCGGCTGTCCGACGGTGTGGTGCGCTGGTCGGCCGATACCCAGGACGCCGTACTCGACCTGGTCGTGAAGCAGGCCCGCGACGCCGTGGCCACGTTCCTGGACCACGGCTACGTCCGGGCGAAACTCGCCGAGATCACCCGTGACGCCGAGGTCGCGATCGGCGACCCGGCCGCGACGTTGGAGCATGTCGGGAAGGCGCTGCGGTTCACCGCCGAGGCGCAGGCCACGATCCTGGCCCACTTCATCTCCGGCTCCGACATCACCTCCGGAGGCGTCCTGCACGCTGTCACCTCGGCCGCGCAGACCCTCGACGACGCCGACGCCGCGCACGACCTGGAGCGCCACGGGCTACGCGCGATGGCCCTGGCCGCCGCCCACGCGGCATAGCCACGCATCGATCACGCGGCGGGGCCGCGCCCGGGCGAGTCTGCCGGGCCGGCCCCGCCTATCAGCTCATCTCCGAGAAGGGACCACCGTCATGACCACCATCCAGCACGTGAGCTCGTTCCCGACCATCCCCGCCGGGCAGTTGCGCGTCGGGGACCTCCTCCACCAGCCCAACCACGGCGCCGCCACGTACGTCCTCGTGGCCCGGGTCGCCATGGTCGAGGGCGTGGTGCACCTGATGGTGTACGACACCGCACATCCCGACGGCACCCCCGCGAGCTACCGGCCAATGGACCGGGTGCTGGTGGCGTGCCGGGACTTGATCGAACCCGACGACGGGCTGCGGGCGTGGACCGACGCGAGCTGGCGTCGCGCGCACCGGCGAGGGGCGGCGATCGCGCTGATGGACCAGATCCGGGCCCGCAGCGTCGGCCTGCCCCCGATCGTCGGTGTCGACGCCGAGATCGACCGATGGCGCGGCCGTGACCCGCTTCCGCCGCGCGTGGTGCCCGCCGCCGGGGTGGCCGCCCTGCTGGCCGGACCGCAGCCCGACGAGCGCCTGGTGCTGGATGTCGACCAGCCCGGCGTCCGAGCCGTGCTCGACCTGTTCGTGCAGCTCAAGGGCGTCGAGCAGGACGACGGATCGTGGAACGGCGGGAACGTCGTCGCGATCGTCTCCGAGTGGTTCGCCCGGTTGGGGATCGAATCCGGACCTCGCGGTCGGCCAGCTCGACGGCCGCGTGATCACGACGGCCCGCCGCTGGGGAGCGCACCACCTGGCCTGCGACGTGGTGCGGTAGGCGGGCGATGATGCGCCCGATCTCGCCGTCGGGTATGCCGTGGTCGATCTGGACCGGGTCGCCGAGCTGGTCCGCGCCGTGGGTATCGAGTGTGTGATCGACACCCCGGGTGGTGGGGTCGCGGTGTTGCTGGCCGGTCCACCGACCGAGGACCCGGTGTGGGCGTTCCCGTGGGCGGTGCCGGCCGGGCCGGTTCGACTGGGACGGGCCGTCGCTGGCCTCGACCCGTGACCTGCGGGTCGGCCCGGACACCGCCGACCGGGACGCCGCCATGTAGGTCCGCGTTGACCGAGGAACAGATCGCTGAATTGATCGTCACCCAGACCGGCGCCGGCGCCTGGATGGCCGAGCGGCGGTGAGCGACCACACGGCGGAGCGCTCGCCTGTCATCGATGCTGGCGAGCGTTCGGACTGAGCCGTGGATTGCGCTCGGTCGGCGTGCCTGAACACGCGGCCGAGCGCGTCAGCGGCGTGGTCGCAACGACGGTTGCGACGCTCCCCCGAGGGGTTGCGGTCCGCCCTGGCGAGCCCGCCGCAACCTGCCGGGGTCGGAGTCGACGGTGACCAGCTGCCGTCGCCCGTCTGCCGGACCAGGTGCCCGCGCCGGTGTCGCGGAGGAACCCGCGCAGCCGTTGCCGCCCAGGTGCAGCTGGGTGAGTAGCCGGTCGACCGGGTCGGGTGAGCAGGGCGGGTGGTGACGTCGAGCTGTCGGTTTGATCGTGATGCCGGTCTTGATCGTCTGCCGTCGGCGCGGACGCCCGGGTGTGCGCGGCGTCGCACTCTGGCATCGCCGACCCGCGGCCACGGCCGATGAACCCGGCCGTCGCCATCGGAGTGAACCGGCGCACCGCCGCCCCGAGCCGGTCACGCCCGGGCCGCCGCCGGTCCGCCCCGAGTGGCGCAGCCGGAACCCCCGCCGCCGCGGACGGCGCTGCCCGGGACGAGTGCGCCCCGCACCGGGGCGCGAACCGCTGGAGCCGCGCTCCGGCCAACCTCCCAGGAGCCAGCCGTGACCCTCATCGTCAACCCCGACCAGCCCATCTCCGCCCTCGCGCGAGTCGACGACCCGCCGGCCATCGACGACCCGCACGCTGCCGACACGACTGCCGACGCCGCCACCGCCAGCGCCCAGACCGGTGACGCGGGAGAGCCGTCCGACGCCGACATATCCACCGGCCACGACGAGCCGGTCGGCGAGCTGCTGCATATCGATCCGCGGACGCTGGTCATCGGCGCGAACGTGCGCCGCGACGTCGCGCTGGACCGCCCGTTCCTGCGCTCGATCGCCGACCGTGGTGTCCGGGAACCGATCATCGTCCGCCGCGACGGCCAAGGCGCGCTGGTGGTGCGCAAGGGCAAGCGCCGCACCCTCGCCGCGGTCGAGACCGGCCGCCCGACTGTCCCGGTGCTGGTCGAGACCGGCCGACCCGGCGACGACCCGGACGCCGATGACCGTGCCGAGGTGATCGACCGGATCGTTGATCAGCTCGAGGAGAACCAGCA contains these protein-coding regions:
- a CDS encoding ATP-binding protein, with product MAGGELLGRDREMTLLDGWLAEAHAGQRRLVLCSGEPGVGKTRLAEEFATRASERGALALWGRASEADGAPPFWLWRQVLRAASRVADAQRIAGELQVATDLAVVAPEVFPAEAGRARSGGAEQRFQVFDAVSRFVRAVAAERGLVVVLDDLHWADRPSLLLLRHLVGDPEPARLLVLGTFRDTEMERAAAVAELIREPAAVRVDLRGLTIDDVARQLAAATGAAVAPELVERVHELTAGNPFFVSELARTLGTWRIPDSVREAITRRMDALTPRCRHQLRAAAIVGREFSIAVVAAVIGRLVLRCLDPLDEAVRAGLVEPAGVPGQHRFVHALVRDAVEAGLPERDRIRMHRAAAEAVEAFHAGALEEHLADLARHWAAAAVGDRAARWAELAAAEAMRRLAYEEAARLYRLALDVSSTDLPDAERFGLLLSLARALQQSADPVRTRETVRLAVEVAIRMGRSDLAAEAALLPEVTGVPDVDQALRTLCENALASLGKGRPDPTRVRLLARLADAAMATGDMHAAAAASRAAIDEANRCGDPAATVAALHARHLIRSGPEQLAERVDLADQLLAIAGDSGDAALRATAHEWRIDICFAHGDLAGVAAELERFRWWSERSGGPLTRWMLWRYEAALAQAQGRFTEARSCADAAFAAVAALRYPAAVPVRHALLNAVDHHTGVDPRAPHIVEMLAAGPGDPATPGHGFQIMNLLAPAALLATAGHLDAARAKFRAAGPAGTWRTPPFFALNFYAVGVRIAIRVGADDEVAALRGLLDPHRGRHVVSGNAVAYYGGPVELYLGQAARHLGRLDDAVGDLENALQVARDSGARGYAVEAAHGLAAALTRRGRPDDHRKSRAVAREWHGDALVLGMEPFQRDLAEWGATWDTGAAGLTRREDEVAGCVARGLTNREIAAALFISERTAENHVQHILTKLGFANRSQIAAWVAARGNMSTATE
- a CDS encoding flavin-containing monooxygenase; translation: MNEPTAEQVAVAVVGGGQAGLAMGHALTRRGLRGGRDFVLLDAADRVGASWDSRWDSLRLFTPARHTALPGLPFPGPPDAYPGKDDVASYLRRYAAQFELPVRSGTRVERLIRDPAGPGFVLTTNRGTVRAGRVVAATGPFQVPAIPRVGVDLAPRVVQLHSGEYRNPAQLPDGRVVVVGAGNSGAQIATELAETHDVTLAVGTRQPRLPQHVAGRDLFFWLTRTHIMDITVGSRLGRRLATTEALIGTRLPDVARRGVRLTGRLTGVDGDTVSLTGGDRQQVDAVVWATGYRPDYTWLPTEAVGADGWPLHRRGVSPVPGLGVLGLPWLHTRGSALVGWVGRDASWLAEQLG
- a CDS encoding DUF932 domain-containing protein, producing the protein MTSTDSFLTARHATVADLVALLQAQHAAKLDVVASACHLLAQNGRLRLIGVGEPHLTADGVTVGETLLRPNATADAGIAEKLGIPLPYLRRLRAEQVGLYDANVNTWLGEEPDRRFLIRGLHDPDGGTGVARAFLSDSYRMVDNLDVLMAVLEGIRTAGVPVDIAGCDLTERRMYVKVRAPQVAEYAPELLAGYRSPFTGARGADNPVVFAGFVVSNSETGHGSFSLTPQLTVQVCDNGMTITKDAVREVHLGGRLSDGVVRWSADTQDAVLDLVVKQARDAVATFLDHGYVRAKLAEITRDAEVAIGDPAATLEHVGKALRFTAEAQATILAHFISGSDITSGGVLHAVTSAAQTLDDADAAHDLERHGLRAMALAAAHAA